From the Deltaproteobacteria bacterium HGW-Deltaproteobacteria-18 genome, the window GCGGACCTTTGCGCCCAGTGCGTGCAGCTTGCTCCGGGCACCGAGCCCAAGGACGACCCCATCCTGCGCTGGCTCGCCGAGCATGGCCCGGCCACGCCCGTGCGCCTGCGGCAGGAGCTGGCCCTAGCCGAATCAAGTCTGGAAAAAGCCATCGCCAGACTGCAGGCCGCAAGACGGGTCATCACCTGCGGATTCACGCCCACGGACGCCCTGCATGTGCTCGGACGCCTGGACCTCGGCGACGCCAGACCCGCCATGGCAGGCGCAGGGGTGCTGGCCGCGCTCCTGAATCTCGCACCGCAAGCGTTCTGCGACCTCGTGCTTGAAAAAGCCCACGCAACCATCGCCACCACCATTCTTTGCGCCCTGGGCAACCGGGAAGTCGGTCCGGCCCTGGCCCGTCTCATTCAGGAACCCGGGCGAGACACGCTCCTCGACATCACGATCAAGGTCCGCCCACGGATCATCGGCATCGGGGCAGCCGCCCCGTTCCTGCTCCCCGCAGTGGCCGCGCGTCTCGGCACCGAAGCGATTTTTCCGGAACATTACGAGGTCGGCAACGCCTTGGGCGCGGCCCTCATGGACACCATCACCACCAAGGAGTGAACATGCATTTCAGGGAACAATCATTTGCGGCGGCCATGGAAATCTGCAGCGAAAGCGAACTGGCCGAGGTTGTCCACGCCTGGATTCCAGGCGATGCGGGATTTGTGGTCCACGCCTGGGCCGAAGTCGAGGGCGCGGTGTATGACCTGACGGAGAGCGAGCACCCAATACCCAAAGCCGAGTACTACACCCGCATGGGCGTGCGCGAAGACCTGACCCGCCGTTACGGCCGGGTGGAATACTTCACCCTGATGGCCGAAACGGGCAGCTTTGGCCCCTTCGACACGAAGTTCTTCTTCGCCAACCAGACCTCGTTTCTCCCCCAGGCGTGACGAACATCCCCTTTGCCGGGGAGGTCGCGGCCCTCACGGCGGCCTTCATCTGGGCCCTGGCCACCATCATTTACGCCCGCACCGGCAATCAGGCTCCGGCGCTGTTCCTGAACCTGATCAAGGGCAGCATCGCCGTGGCCATGCTGGGCGCGACCGTTTTCGTCCTTGGCGACTCGCCCCCCATCCTCTCGACTACGCAGTGGCTTTGGCTGTCGGGCAGCGGCATCGTCGGCATCAGCATCGGCGACAGCGCCTATTTCTCGGCCATAAAGCGAGTAGGCCCCAGTCAGACCCTGCTGATCGAATCCCTGGCGCCGCCGCTGACCGGCGTCCTGGCGCTGTGCTTCCTGCACGAAACCATCGGTTTCTGGGCCTGGGCGGGCATCTTCCTGACCATGAGCGGCATCCTCTGGGTGATCACGGAGCATCAGCCGCAACAAAAACGTCTGAATCTACCGGGTCTTGGCTTCGCCACCCTGGCCGCCCTGTGTCAGGCCACCGGCATGGTCATGTCCCGGCAGGTCATGGTCACAACCGGGATCACCCCCCTCTGGGCCGCCCTCATCCGCCTGGCTGCGGCCAGTCTGGTGCTGTGGACCGTGCTGCCGATCCTCAAGCCCGAAGTCGTCCTGCGCCGGGAGTGCTGGCGTTCCATCGGCACGGCCCGGAACGGATGGGCGTTCTTCACCCTGGCCGTCTTCCTGGGTACGTTTCTTGGCATCTGGCTGCAACAGGCCGCCCTCAAGCTGACGGGTGCGGCCATCGCCCAGACCCTCATCTCGGTCAGTCCCCTCTTCGCCCTGGGGCTTGCCGTCATGACTGGGCACAAGGTCTCCCGGCGCAGCCTCGTCGGCGCCCTGGTCACCCTGGCCGGGGTGGCCCTCTTTTTCCGCTGAAAACACGCCCCGCCGGACAAAAGAGACAGGAATCCGGGACTTGCCTTTTGGCTTCGTCCTGATATTTCTGATCGCTCCGAACCTTCTCACCACCCCGGGAGCCCCATGAGCGCCTCATCATCCTGCCCCACAGCAACCCAGGCCGCTCCGGTCAATCTGGTCATCTTCGGCGCCACCGGAGACCTGGCCATGCGCAAGATCTTCCCGGCCCTGGCCTCCCTCTGTCAGAACGGCCTGCTCAGTCACGACACGCGCATCCTGGCCGTGGGGCGCACGAATTTGAGCGCCGAGCAATACTCGAACCTGATCGGTGAAAAACTCGCAGAGGTCATCCCCCCGTCCTGTCTGGCCGATCTCGCGCCCCGGGTCCGCTACCTGCGACTGGATCCCGACGAACCCGAAGCGGGCTACACCCTGAGCCTAGCCCTTGGCGAACTCGACCGCGAGACGCCGAAAAACCGGCTCTTCTACCTGGCCGTGCCCCCGAGCGCCTACATCCCCCTGGCCACCATGCTCGGAGAGGCGGGCCTTGGACGGGAGAGCGAGGACACGAGCGTGCGCATCGTCGTGGAGAAGCCCTTCGGCCGCGACCTGCCCACGGCCAGGGAGCTGGACACGGTGCTGCACCGCTATTTCAGCGAGCGCCAGATCTTCCGCATCGACCACTACATGGCCAAGGAGACCGTGCAGAACGTCCTGCTGCTGCGCTTCGCCAATGCCCTCTTCGAGCCCGTCTGGAACCGCCGCTACATCGACCACATCCGCATCACCGCCTCCGAAACCCTCGGCATCGGCCACCGCGCCGGATTCTACGATCAGGCTGGTGTGCTCAGGGACATGTTCCAGAACCACATGATGATGCTGCTTTCGCTGTGCGCCATGGAGCCGCCGTCCATGTTCGAGGCCGAACTGGTCCGCGACGAACGCTCCAAGGTCTTCCGGGCCCTGCGCCCGCTTGATCTTGAGCGACTGGATGAACAGCTGATCCTGGGCCAGTACGGACCGGGCATGTCAGACGGCCAGGCCGTGCCGGGGTATCTGCAGGAACCGGGCATACGGCCGGACTCGACCACCCCGACCTTCGCCTGGCTCAAGGTCTATCTGGACAACTGGCGCTGGCAGGGCGTGCCCTTCCACCTCTGCTCGGGCAAACGGCTGGAGGCAAAACACACCGAGATCACGGTGCAGTTCAAGAGCGTGCCCGTATCCATGTTCCGCAAGACCAAGGACGACATCATCCCGCCCAATCGGCTGGTCATCGGTATCCACCCGCACGAGGTGGTCCGCCTGGAGGTCCAGACCAAGGGTCAGGGATCCACGCTCTGCCTGCAGGGACAGTCCATGGAGTTCTCCTACGGCGCGGGCTCGGGCCTTGGCCGTCTGGACGATTACGCCAAGGTTCTGCTGGACTGCATCACCGGCGACCAGACACTTTTCTGGCGGCAGGACGCCGTGGAGCTGTGCTGGGGTTTTCTGACCCCCATCCTCGACCGCTGCGACTGCCTGGACCGCCCTCTGCCCCTGCACTCCTACGTCGCGGGCGGACCCGGTCCCAAAGCCGCGCAACGGACCGGATCATGAACAAATTTTTACGACGGCCCGGGAAATAGAGTCTGCAGCCTGCTCCGCGCGCTGCAGATCAACGACCGAATCCTGAACTGCCGCTGCCACGCATTCAACAATAACCATTCACCATCCCACGGGAGGACCCCCATGGCCGGTTTTGAAGGCACCAAATGGGCTGATTTCCAGTCACGTTACCTGCTCCAGGGCAAGTCCCTCGCCATGGTTCCCATGGCGGACAAGGTCCCTGCGGTGTCCCGCTCCATTCATTACGGGCTCTGTCTGGCCTTCGAAGGCATCCGCTACTTCGTCGGCCCGGCCGAGGACGGCAGCCTGCATGTCCAATTTCTGAATCTGCACAAGAATCTGCAGCGTTTCCGCCGCTCCATCTCCTTCAACCTGGGCGCGGCCCAGCAGGCCCTTGTGCCCTCGGAAGAGGAGCTGGAGGCGATGATCCTGCACTACCTGCGCAGTCCGGAGCTGGCCGGTTTCATTCAGTACATGGGAGAATCCGGCGGACAGGGCTACCTGCGTCCCTTCACCGTGGACGAGTCCCAGTCCATCGGCGTGACCTTTCCCGAGAGCCCGTCCATCCGCATGGTCACCTGCACCTATGACCGCTACATGGGCGAGCCCTTCAGCGGCGTGGTAGTGCCGGGCCTGGTGCGGGCCGTGGGGGCCAACGGCACGGGCAACCTGAAGCTCGGTGTCAACTATCTCTTGAGCGTCAAGGCCGTGGACGAAGCCCGTACCATCCTGCCCGAGGCCACCTCGGCCCTGTTTCTGGACGATCGCCTGGACCTGCCCCTGCGCGACCGGCACGTCACGGAGTGGGATTCCTCCTGCTGTCTCATCGCCCTGACAGACGGCACAGTGGTGAAAATCCCCGAAAGTCCGCTCATCCTGCCATCGGTCACGATCCAGGGCATCTGCGCCATCCTGCGCGAATCGGGGGTGAACGTGGAAGAGCGCGACATGACCTACGGCGAACTCATGGCCCGGGCCGAAGCCGGAGAGATCGCAGCCATCGCCTCCATCGGCACGGCGGGCATCCTGAACCGCGCCCAGCGGCTGGTCATGGTCGATGAGAACAACGCGCCCTGCACGGAAATGCGCGCCCAGACCGACCATCCCCTGTACCAGGCCTTGGGCCGCGCCCGGCAGACATACTGGGAAATCTACCAGGACAAGGCTCCGGTGCCGCAAGGCATGGTCCTGCAAAGCTACCTGATTTAACGGGAGACTGCCGCCCGCCTGTTGACATCGGGCCCCGGACCCCATATCAGGCTTTCCACGTTCGGGGATGTAGCTCAGCTGGGAGAGCGCTGCGTTCGCAATGCAGAGGCCAGGAGTTCGATCCTCCTCATCTCCACCAAAGAAATCAAGGGGTTAGATGTTAAAATCTAACCCCTCTTTCTTTTCTGAAATATGTCTCCCCGCACCCTGCGAACGCTCCAGACGACAGACAATGAGTAAATACGAGCCCTTCTTGTCAGCGCGCCGCATGAAAGGGCTGCGTCTGTTTTCCAGGCACACCGATTTGCGGCATCACCGTTTGACCCACTCGTTCCCTTCCTTGCGATTGTTTCAAGACTCATCGTGCCGATTCTTGAACCGCGGGTTCGGGGACCCTTTTCTGCACTACAGAAAACCAAGGGCCGGATATTGATCCCGGCTTTTTTTTCGACGTCTTGACTGAAATAAATCGCCAGTTGATTGATATTTTCCGAAAATGATGAAACAAACTCGAATGCTGATCTTCCCGGCATGGGTCTTGAATCGGTTTTCGCATCATTATTTTGGTCTCATTCATGAAAACCGGTCGCCGGGCGGCCACTTCACACCACAACCTGCGAGTCGCGGATGCCTTCTTCAGCATCGGATGGTCATTGTATTTCCGGAGAGTCCGGACCCGGACAGGAACAACACCTGCGCGACGCGCTGATGAACGCCCCCATCGGGTTCTCCATGGCCGCGCCCGACGGGAGGGTCCTGTTCACCAATCCGGCCCTGGTCAAAATGTTCGGATATGACACGGCTGAAGAGCTGCTGACCGGTGCCCCGCAGACCATTGCCAGCCTCCATGACAGAGCCGGAACCGCTTCCGCGAACCGGGAATTGCGACTCACGCGCCGGGACGGATCAGCCATCTGGGTGTCCGGAAGTGCCAGAATCGCCCACGCCCCGGATGGAAGCATTTCGCATACCCAGGCCTTCACCACCGACATTTCCGAAATCAAACGCATGGAAGAATCCCGGCAGGCCTCGGAGGCGAATACGTCCCGCCTCATCGGCAGCCTGCCGGGCATGACCTTTCGCCGTCGCAATGACAAAGATCTGACCGTGGACTTCGTATCCGAAGGTTGCCTTGATCTCACAGGGTACAGCGGGGAAGAGCTGCTGCACGGCGCCCGTCTCTCATTCAATGACCTCATCCTGCCCCAGTACCGGCAGAATGTCCGAGAAAACTGGACTACAGGCATAGAAAGACGCGCCCCTGTGCATATCGAATTCGAGATCATGACCGCCGACGGAAAGCCCAGATGGGTCTGGGAAATAGGGATTCCCATACATGCGGATGGCGGCGAGGTGGAGGCCCTTGAAGGGGTGATCGTCGACATCACGCCGCGCAAATTCGCGGAAAAAAGCTCGCAACAGCGGGAAAAGGCCCTTGAACTCGCGGCCGCGACCTCCCTCGAACTTCTGCTTGAGCCGGACCTCAATCAATCCATGGCGAGAGTCCTGGCGCGACTGGGCCAGGATACGGGCACGGACCGGGTTTACGTTTTCAGAAAACATACCGACAAGGAATCCGGCGCTGAGCTCACAAGCCAGATCTACGAATGGGCACGGCCGGGAATCCCGCCCCAGCTCGACAACCCTGATCTGCAGAACCTGCCCATGAACGACTGGACGCCCCGCTGGCTGGCGGAGATGCGTGCCGGGCGCTCCGTCAAGGGCCTGGTCCGCGACTTTCCCGCTGAAGAGAGAGAAATTCTGGAACCGCAAGGCATCCTCAGCATCCTGGTGGTTCCCATCCAGCTGCACGGCACATTGTGGGGATTTCTCGGCTTCGACTCGGTTCGCGCCCCGCGCACCTGGACGCCCATCGAGGAACATGTCCTGAACATCGTCTCGGCCAGCCTGGGAGCGGCCATCGCCCGCAGGCAGGTCCAGGAGGAGCTGGCAAGCAGCAACCGGACGCTCATGACCATCCTCGACAGCCTGCCCGTGGATGTCTACGTGGCCGATCTCAACAATTACCGCATCCTGTTCATGAATCAGTACATAAAGGACAGCTTCGGACGCGACTGCACCGGGGAGCTCTGCCATCAAGCCTTCAACCACGAGTCAGCGCCATGCGGCCACTGCACCAACAGCAGGCTGCTGGATGAAAACGGCCGCCCCCGGGGAGTCATCGCCTGGGAATGCTTCAATTCCGTGACCGGCAAATGGTACAGAAATTTCGATCAGGTCATTCCCTGGACCGACGGTCGCCTCGTACGCATCGAAATCGCCATGGATCTGAGCGACCGCAAACGGGCCGAAGAGGAAATCCTGCGGGCCCGGGACCTGGCCGAAGCCGCAAGCTGCGCCAAGTCGGAATTCCTGGCCAACATGAGCCACGAGATCCGCACGCCCCTGAACGGCGTCATGGGCATGCTCCAGCTCCTGCAGCTCACAAAGCTGGACCCGGTCCAGGAAGACTACACGGACACAGCGATCCACTCCTGCAACCGTCTGGTGCGACTTTTGACCGACATCCTGGATCTCTCGCGCATCGAGGCGGGCAAGCTCAGCATCCAGAGCGCGCCCATGGATCTGTCCGAAGTGCTGCGCCAGACCGGAGACCTCTTCTCGCCCACGGCCAGGGAAAACGGGCTGGAGCTTCACTTCAGGATCGACCAGGCCATCCCCCACCGGCTCCTCGGAGACGCGACTCGCCTGCAGCAGATCCTGAGCAACATGGTCGGCAACTCCCTCAAATTCACCCACGCAGGCAGCGTGACCGTGGAAGCATCGCTGCTGCCCGCCGCGCATGAAGGACAATGCCGGGTGCTCTTCTCCGTAGCCGACACCGGCATCGGCATCCCCGACGACAAGCTGGGCAACCTCTTCCAGCCCTTCTCCCAGGTCACGGAAGGATACACCCGCAGCTATCAGGGCGCGGGCCTTGGCCTGTCCATCTGCAAACGCCTCGTGACCTTCATGGGCGGCAACATCTCCGTTGTCAGCGAGCTTGAGGTGGGGACGACCATGTATTTCAGCATCAACTTTTCCACGGGGACCGAAAACATTCGGCCCATTCTGAGTCGCGAAACATTTTTCGCCCCCGCCCTGGACGGCCTGAGCGTGCTCATGGCCGAAGACGACCACTTCAGCGGCATCCTCGGGGTCAAGTTCCTTAGTACGTTCGGAGCCAAGGTAAAGCACGTGTCGAACGGCAAAGAGGCCCTTGAGGCCCTAAGGAGCGAGCCCTTCGACCTTGTGCTCATGGACGTGCAGATGCCAGTCATGGACGGCGTCGAGGCAACGCAGTCCATCCGCCGGGGCCTGGCTGGCGACGGGGCAAAGAACATCCCCATCATCGCCATGACATCCTATGCCATGGACGGGGACCGGGAAAAATTCCTCATTGCCGGAATGAACGCCTATGTGTCCAAACCGATCGACATCAAGGACCTGATGGGCGCCATTTCGGATATGCTGCGTCGGGAAGGCGCGAAGAAACCGAACCAGGCGAAACCTTGCCAGTGATCCTTTCACTTTCGATCGGCGGATTTCTTGTCAGAAACATTATGTCCCCGCCTTCTGGCTCCCGGAGCATATTGCGGCACACGACATAGTGTGACAAAAAAAAGTTATGAGCCGCATAATCCTGTCCACCCTTCTTCTGTCACTCTTCATGGCAGTCTCTCCCATCTCCGTCGGGGCAGGGGCAGATACCGGCGGGAAGATTCTGGTCGTGCACAGCTACGACCGCGGGTTCGCCTGGACCGCAGACATCCATGACGCTCTGGAACGGATGCTGTCCAGGCACCGGATAGAACTGCGCACCGTGTTCATGGACGCCAACATCAACCGCGACGAAGCCAGTCTTACGGCTGCAGGGCAGAAAGCGGCCGAACTGATGAGCACCTTCAGGCCGGATGTGGTCATCACCAGCGACGACGATGCACAGCAGTATTTCGCGGCGCGGTTTGCAGGCGACAGCTCGGCCCCGGCCTTTGTTTTCTGCGGGGTCAATCAGGACCCGGCGCGATACGGCTATCCCGCGATCAACGTCACGGGCATCGTCGAGGAGCTCGCCTGGAGCGATAGCCTGAAGTTGCTGCACCGCCTGAGCCCCGGCATCCGCAGGGTCGTGGTGCTCCTGGACTCCAGGACCTCAAGCCTGGCAGGGGTCCGTCCGATGCGCGCCTCCACTCCGGAAGGCATCGAAGCCGAATGGATCATCGTCGACACCTATGAAAAATGGCGACAGCTGGTTGACTCCAGCAGTGCAACCCACGACGCCCTGGCCATCATGACCTACCACAGCCTGACCGATGCCGAAGGCCGGATCGTCCCGAGCCAGGAAGTCATGCGCTGGACCCAGGAGCATGCAAACATCCCCTCCCTGGGATTTTTCGACTACACCGTCGCCGACGGAGCCCTCTGCGGCGTGATCCAGACCGGATTCGAACATGGCACCCTGGCGGCTGACATGGCCCTGCGCATCCTGAACGGCGAACGCGCCGGAGACATCCCCATCGTCACTAAAACGCGGGGGCTGACCATGTTCAACCTGAAAGCTGCCAGAAAACTGCGCATAGAAATCCCGGAAAATCTCCTTCAGGAGGCCGTGGCACTTGTGGAATAAAGCCTTTTCCCTGCTGGCCGTGCTACTGGCCCTGAGCACTCTGTGCGCACAGGCCCGGACCGTCCCCAATATTCTGGTCATTCATTCCTACAATCCGGGGCTGAGCTGGACCGACGACATACACCAGGGCATCGTCCAGACCCTGACCGACTCCGGGAAGCCCTGGTCGATCAGCACCGAATACCTGGACGCCAAGCGCTATCCCGGGGAGCACATGCTCCGGATGCAATCGGAACTGGTCGCCATGCACGTACGCGGCCACACCGTGGATGCGGTGATCGTCTCCGACGATGCGGCGTTCGGCTTTGTCCTGCAAAACCGCGAAGAACTCTTTAAAGACGTGCCCGTAATCTTCTGCGGCGTGAACAATTTCCAGCCGGAGATGTTTGGCGGCGCACAGGGCATCACGGGCGTATCGGAAATAATCTCCGTACGCGAGACCCTGGACGCGGCCCTGGCCCTGCACCCCGACACGCGCAACGTGGTCGTCATCGGAGGCTCGGCCTCCAGCACGGACAGATCAAACCGCAGCCAGTTTCTGCGGCTCATGCCATCATATGCCGGACGGTTGCGCTTCCACTTCTGGCAGGACATCCCCACCCCCGCCCTGCTGGAAAAAATCTCGGCCTTGAGTCCAAAAACCCTTGTCTTCCTGGCCAACGCCATTGCCGGGATGGATGGGCGCATGCTCGACTTCGGCCCCAGCGTGGCCCTGATCCGGGCCAACACGCAGAGCCCGATCTACGGATTCTGGGATTTCTTTCTGGGGCACGGCATCGTGGGCGGCAAACTGGTCAACGGGGCCGAGCACGGCAGAATCGCGGCCAGGATGGCCCTGCAAATCCTGGATGGAGCCGCGCCTTCAGATCTGCCCGTGGTCCGGGAAGTGGCCAACCGATTCTTCTTCGACCACCGGGAGCTGATCCGCTTCAACCTTGACGAAAAGGCCTTGCCCGAAGGTTCCGTCATCGTGCATCGGCCCCGAAGCATCTTCGAGGCCAACAAACGGCTCTTCCTGATCTTCGGCAGCATCGTCATCGCCTTGCTCGTCATCATCATTTCCCTGGCGCTGGTCGTGCACATCCGCAAGCAGACCCTTCTGGAACTGCAATCGGCCCGGCGCAAGGCCGAGGAGGCCAACGAAGCCAAAAGTCTTTTTCTGGCGCACATGAGCCACGAAATCCGCACTCCCCTGACCGGGATCATGGGCCTGGCCGAACTGACGCTCGGCAATCCAGGCAGCCAGAACATGCAGGAATATCTGGCCCTTATCCGCCAGTCCGGACAAAACCTGCTGCACATCATCAACGACATCCTCGATTTCTCGAAAGTCGAAGCCGGCAAGATCGAGTTTCAAAACACCAGTTTCGACGTCCGCAGCATGCTTGAGGCCACCATTGCCTTCTTCGATACCGGCCTCAAGGACAAGGATGTCACCCTGTCCCTTGTGCTTGCCCAGGACCTGCCCGGGATCGTGCTCGGCGATGAAAACAGGATCCGTCAGATTTTCTTCAACCTGGTGGGCAATGCGGTCAAATTCACCGAAAAGGGAAATATAGAACTGCGCCTGACAGGCCTGACCTGCGAAAGTAAAAGCGCACGCATGATGCTGGAATTTGAAATATCCGATACCGGATGCGGGATCCCTGCGGACAAGCTGGACAGCATCTTCGAGCGCTTCACCCAGGCGGCGCGCTTTCCGACCAGAGCCTATCAGGGCACGGGGCTCGGACTGGCCATCGTCAAGCAGCTCATCGAAGCCATGGGCGGCTTTATCAGGGTGCAAAGCACGGAAGGGACGGGGACCACCTTCTGCTTCGGCTTTCCGGTCGAACGGACGCTGCCGGAAGAGGCGGCGCAAGGTCCGGCGCAGGATGGAGAGCCCAGGGTGCAGGAGTTGTCCGTACTGGTCGCCGAGGACAATCCGATCAACCGGCTCTTCCTGCAAAAATCCCTGGAAAAGCTCGGACACCGGGTCATCTGCGCCACCAACGGCCAGGAAGCTCTCGATCTTCTGGACACCGAGACCGTGGAATGCGTGCTCATGGACATCCAGATGCCGGTCATGGACGGAAGCCTGGCCACACGGTACATACGAGACAGATTCGGACACGAGCTGCCCGTAATCGCCCTCACCGCCCATGCCCTGCAGGGAGACAGGGAAAAATACCTGAAGGAAGGGTTTGACGAATACCTGGCCAAGCCCATCTCCATCAAGGATCTGACCAGGATCATTGAACACGCATGCGGCAAGAATACACCGTAACCGGTCACCGCA encodes:
- a CDS encoding EamA family transporter, translated to MTNIPFAGEVAALTAAFIWALATIIYARTGNQAPALFLNLIKGSIAVAMLGATVFVLGDSPPILSTTQWLWLSGSGIVGISIGDSAYFSAIKRVGPSQTLLIESLAPPLTGVLALCFLHETIGFWAWAGIFLTMSGILWVITEHQPQQKRLNLPGLGFATLAALCQATGMVMSRQVMVTTGITPLWAALIRLAAASLVLWTVLPILKPEVVLRRECWRSIGTARNGWAFFTLAVFLGTFLGIWLQQAALKLTGAAIAQTLISVSPLFALGLAVMTGHKVSRRSLVGALVTLAGVALFFR
- the zwf gene encoding glucose-6-phosphate dehydrogenase, which produces MSASSSCPTATQAAPVNLVIFGATGDLAMRKIFPALASLCQNGLLSHDTRILAVGRTNLSAEQYSNLIGEKLAEVIPPSCLADLAPRVRYLRLDPDEPEAGYTLSLALGELDRETPKNRLFYLAVPPSAYIPLATMLGEAGLGRESEDTSVRIVVEKPFGRDLPTARELDTVLHRYFSERQIFRIDHYMAKETVQNVLLLRFANALFEPVWNRRYIDHIRITASETLGIGHRAGFYDQAGVLRDMFQNHMMMLLSLCAMEPPSMFEAELVRDERSKVFRALRPLDLERLDEQLILGQYGPGMSDGQAVPGYLQEPGIRPDSTTPTFAWLKVYLDNWRWQGVPFHLCSGKRLEAKHTEITVQFKSVPVSMFRKTKDDIIPPNRLVIGIHPHEVVRLEVQTKGQGSTLCLQGQSMEFSYGAGSGLGRLDDYAKVLLDCITGDQTLFWRQDAVELCWGFLTPILDRCDCLDRPLPLHSYVAGGPGPKAAQRTGS